Below is a window of Halobaculum lipolyticum DNA.
CACGACGAGGTGACGATGAGCGCCGCCTACGAGACGCTCGGCGAGGTCGGCACCGACGAGACCGTGCTGTCGGCGCTGGAGGCGGCGCAGGCTCGGGAGCTGTCGGACGCCCGATCCGCGCTCGACGACCTGCTCCACGACGACGGCTACGAGGGCGGCGACCTGCTCCGGGAACTGCTCCGGGTCGCCCGCTCGAAGTCCGACGCCTCGCCGGCATCGGTCGCCCGGCTGCACGCCCTCGCGGGCGAGGTCGACCTCGACCTCGTGGAGGGGAGCGACGACCGGCTCCACCTCACCCACCTGCTCGCGGCGTGGGGTGCCGGACGGACGACGACCGAGACGACCGTCCGCGACGCCGCGGACGCCGCCGACGCGTGATCTCCGTCCCGGTTCCGGAGGTGGCGCCCGGGAGCGAGCGGCGCGTGTTCGTCCCGTTCGCGCTGGCGGTGCCGTTCTTGGTCCTCGTGCCGCCGCTCGGGGTGTTGCTCGCGGCGGTCGGCGCGTTCTCGGCGTACTTCTACCGCGACCCCGACCGCGAGCCGGCGGGCGAGGGGGTGCTCGCGCCGGCCGACGGCCACGTCTCGGTGATCCGCGAGGACGGCGACCGCGTCCGCGTCGGCGTGTTCATGAGTCCGTTCGACGTCCACGTCTGTCGCGCCCCGGCCGACGGGACGGTGGCCCGCCTCGACCACCGCGGCGCCGCACACAAACCCGCGTTCGCGAAGGACTCCGAGCGCAACGAGCGGTTCGAGTACACGCTCTCGGGCGGCGACGGGGCGGTCGGGACCGACGACGCGGCGGACGGACCCGACGACTCCGGCGCAGCCGAAGCCGACACCGAGGCCGCCGCCGCCGACGCCGAACGGATAGACGGCGCGCTGATCGCCGGCTGGTTCGCGCGGCGGATCACCCCCTACGTTTCGTCTGGAGACACGGTCACACGGGGCGAGCGGATCGGCTACATCGCGTTCGGCTCGCGGGCGGACGTGGTGCTCCCGGCCGGCTACACCGCCGCCGACGTGCGCGTACGCCGCGGCGAGGCGGTTCGCGCCGGCGAGTCGGTGATCGCCCGCCGGGACTGACCGGCTCGCGCCACACCGCCACCGCGCCCGCGCCGCCCCCGCGACGTTCACTTTCACTCCGCACCCCCGCGCGACCGTGTGGGTTATCCCTGCCAACGGGTCACGTGCAGCTATGCCGGGTAACCCGAAGGGCGACCGCCGGGAGCGCGAACTCGTCAACAGGCTCCACGACGCCGGCTTCGCGGTGATTCGCGCGCCCGCCAGCGGTTCCTCCACGGACCGCGAACTGCCGGACGTGCTCGCGGGCGACGGCCGGGTGTTCTACGCCGTCGAGGCGAAGTCCTCCTCGGGCGACCCCATCTACCTCCGCGGCGAGGAGGTGGAGGCGCTCATCTACTTCGCGCGCAACTTCGGCGCCTCGCCGAAGATCGGCGTGCGCTTCGACCGCGAGGACTGGTACTTCTTCCACCCGGGCGACCTCCACGTCACCGACGGGGGGAACTACCGCGTGAAGAAGGAGACGGCGCTGGCGGACGGCGAGACCATCGACGACCTGCTCGCCGCCAGCGAGGACACCGAGTCCGACACCAGCGTGAGCGAGGTGCTCAACGCCGTCGAACAGGGCGTGCTCACCGCCGACGAGGCCGCGGAGATGCTGTAGACGACGGGAAGACCCTTGTCGGCCGGGCAGCGACCGTCCCCCGTGAGCGACACGTCCCTCCGCTCGTCGTCCGGGTCCGCCTCGCTCGCCCACCTGCTCGCGGTGTGGCTGCTCGTCGGCTCGTCGTTCCTCGGGCTGGGGATCGACGCCACGCAGGCGCTCGTCGGCTACGACGAGGTGGCCGTCGGGACTCTCACCCTCTCGGGGTGGGACGTGGGCCTCCTGCTCGCGACGGTCGTCGTGAGCGCCGGGTGGGTCGCGGGCGTGCGCCCCTCGATCCGCGCCGGCGTCGCGTACTTCGTCGTCCAGTCGGTGGTCCACCTCGCCGTCGCGCTCCCGCTCTCGTGGGCCGGTCTCGGCGCGTGGGCCGCCGTCGTCGCCCGCGTCCCCGCCATCGCGGTCGCCGCGGCGGTCTGTCTCACCCCGCTCGGCGCGCTGGCGCTCGGGTGGCTCCGGCGGCGGACGCGACGGCTGCTCGGGACCACGCGGACCGAGTGAGGCGGGCGGGACCGCGTCGCAGGGCCGGGTCTCAGCCGATACCGCTCGTCACCTCGACCGTTCGGTCGTACGCGAACGGCGCTCCCACGTCCGCGAGCCGCGACCGCAGCTCCGACTCGAACGCCGACAGGTCCGCGCCCAGTTCCGCCGGCGAACAGAACGACAGCGACAGCACGTAGCCGACGACCGCGTCGGCG
It encodes the following:
- the hjc gene encoding Holliday junction resolvase Hjc, with product MPGNPKGDRRERELVNRLHDAGFAVIRAPASGSSTDRELPDVLAGDGRVFYAVEAKSSSGDPIYLRGEEVEALIYFARNFGASPKIGVRFDREDWYFFHPGDLHVTDGGNYRVKKETALADGETIDDLLAASEDTESDTSVSEVLNAVEQGVLTADEAAEML
- a CDS encoding protein sorting system archaetidylserine decarboxylase, translating into MISVPVPEVAPGSERRVFVPFALAVPFLVLVPPLGVLLAAVGAFSAYFYRDPDREPAGEGVLAPADGHVSVIREDGDRVRVGVFMSPFDVHVCRAPADGTVARLDHRGAAHKPAFAKDSERNERFEYTLSGGDGAVGTDDAADGPDDSGAAEADTEAAAADAERIDGALIAGWFARRITPYVSSGDTVTRGERIGYIAFGSRADVVLPAGYTAADVRVRRGEAVRAGESVIARRD